One stretch of Prinia subflava isolate CZ2003 ecotype Zambia chromosome 7, Cam_Psub_1.2, whole genome shotgun sequence DNA includes these proteins:
- the LOC134552542 gene encoding uncharacterized protein LOC134552542, with amino-acid sequence MPFDTVLKEDSIALDVWKSIVERKHVPVSWAELRGLLEWARGRGFFSDPADAFSGEVWGSLGECLMDLLSSPPLVLEAARLLVVWRKIDLFFRQMDPASSEISADSLSDPPSPVVGGGPQRDAAAVSDVGSPSELDPLSPRSEDSFPPPPADALEDLFLSDSDFEFLGNKGSLNPPRPFEQREGGAPQSSRPAPPTHAPQRRRVGMEEPSIQAFPALTGGEETAARAPPLVEHDSITTLCPKCGTSTTYPLDTSRVEPPPTQPHLGAEGGSLGASAPAPPLQSVQGAGAAGGGACIGSLPAPVLLGGQSVHSLSGGLPPAIGRRSLGETLLGGIPDRAAAGSGKGGAAPIPAPFLGPPPHCTGRACGAEHGAWRGCSPANRACAVDRGARRGRSPAGSAGARPPSPPALSAQAPLTTAHSGAKAPPAAPVPAHCNLPAWDSGVLSEPTPTKEPCTRAAADAGTAGAAEAPAGPPPQPPTGAAPAMGAGATVFNFSAGGDAAGVRPALPRAKRPRALGSSTWTLPPCNVTVQPKDKQRFWGEVRVKMEEVTDCMCTHRPPESEKISSIAVVSDAAGPPVSGIQLAPSQVSASVPVDPTGRDVAGPATLPGGLQAFPVITGVTHNTHQPLHWKALMELHDKVGKYGLGSSEVMQMLRFFNGHLLTPYDIRSLARALFPPVEYEIFESKWSQLANSTVEQNATLGPTDVRRTVDTDKLLGIGNYADANGQVGFAPLVLEQCQQVGMAALVQTIAMAAPEEPRIIDTLPGDPSIAQMAEACAKISTRSRKFVALADAVQSPVAMAREAETRSDTSVSAPTRTDGGLLSRLAASTRGSAGVDVCTAESVLINSDKIHRVPLDAFGPLGDGMSAFLMGRSSAIIQGIIVHTGLIDADFSGQIHAMVSTPTPPLTIPKGTRIAQLVPFKSSISRTEDRSRGDGGFSSTGPPQVHWTVALTKDRPEMVCTVSMAGATPLEIQLRGLLDPGADVTIFSLAAWPPQWPLSLVQTPVTGIGGTKQCYGCLGHVGGATQHGFLMGATVMKGAECPTPPLRWLVDKPIWENQWPLSHDKLVTLRELVQEQLDQGHLEPSTSPWNTPVFCIKKKSGKWRLLQDLRKINAVMEGMGTLQAGMPSPTMLPADWPVLIVDLKDCFFTIPLHPDDRPKFAFTVPTINNAEPAQRYQWKFLPQGMRNSPVLCQWYVARALSGVRKQFPDAHVYHYMDDILVAAPTQDELLRIQPQLLNALHSHGLQVAPEKVQQQPPWKYLGVKILERTIRHQEVQFVQPVKTLNDAQKLVGVITWLRPYLGLTTAQLSPLFELLKGDTDLKSPRQLTPEAQKVLEEVQQAVSARQVYHIEPSIDVTVFITTPDLHPTGIIGQWNDDWTDPLHVLEWVFLPHQPHKTATALFELIAHLIIKCRQCCLQLMGADPSKIILPVQREEFDLSYANNVSLQSALEGFSGQITYHLPSHKLLQVAKDTRFSLRPKNSQEPVQGPTVFTDGSGKTGKAIVTWKDGSEWQILEGHEDGSAQLVELRAAVMAFEKFSQTPFNLVTDSAYVADIAQRLGYSVLKEVSNPALFHLLKTLWCAIQSRVHPYYVLHVQSHTNLPGFVAEGNARADKLANPAWVAPQPDTLAQAKASHGFFHQNAHTLQNQFHLTATEARDIVDSCDDCHALGAPLPAGVNPRGLKALELWQTDVTQVAEFGRLKYVHVTVDTFSSAMWASAHTGEKARDVIAHWRQAFAVLGIPSVVKTDNGPAYASQQVRQFLQAWGVTHNFGIPHSPTGQAIVERAHGTLKHVLQKQKRGMQGETPHSRLAKALYTINYLTVPQNSSNPVIVNHLLSLQASDDTHQPRAKVRVRNLVTKQWEGPYDLIVMGRGYACVSTDTGARWVPSKCVHPDLRQQRQNPADRRDGGRDQTEGHQMDESLGDDSDADDASDRSDDSSMDNH; translated from the exons ATGCCTTTCGATACGGTCTTGAAAGAGGACTCCATAGCTTTGGATGTCTGGAAGTCTATTGTGGAACGAAAGCACGTTCCTGTTTCCTGGGCAGAACTTCGGGGTTTGTTGGAATGGGCCCGGGGGCGTGGCTTCTTTAGCGATCCGGCGGACGCATTTTCTGGGGAGGtgtggggcagtttgggggagTGCCTCATGGaccttctctcttctccccccctcgtgctggaggcagccaggttGTTGGTTGTGTGGCGAAAGATTGATCTCTTTTTCCGGCAAATGGATCCCGCTAGCTCGGAGATCTCGGCAGATTCTCTGAGCGACCCTCCCTCTCCGGTGGTAGGTGGGGGGCCGCAAAGGGACGCGGCCGCGGTGTCGGACGTGGGATCTCCGTCCGAGCTCGATCCCCTGTCTCCGAGGTCGGaggattcttttcctccccctccggCTGATGCGCTGGAAGATTTGTTCCTCTCCGATTCGGATTtcgaatttttggggaacaaggGAAGCCTGAACCCGCCCCGGCCGTTCGAACAGCGAGAGGGCGGGGCCCCGCAGTCGTCACGGCCGGCCCCGCCCACTCATGCCCCACAGCGCCGGAGAGTGGGGATGGAAGAGCCTTCCATTCAGGCCTTCCCAGCACTGACGGGAGGGGAGGAGACCGcggcgcgggccccgccccttGTAGAGCATGATTCTATTACCACGCTCTGCCCGAAATGCGGAACTTCCACGACGTATCCTCTGGATACGTCAAGGGTGGAGCCGCCCCCCACGCAGCCCCACTTGGGCGCCGAGGGTGGCTCCTTGGGCGCCTCTGCGCCTGCGCCGCCTCTGCAGAGCGTGCAGGGGGCGGGCGCCGCTGGAGGCGGGGCCTGTATCGGCTCTTTGCCGGCCCCTGTTCTGTTGGGTGGGCAGTCCGTGCATTCCCTGTCAGGGGGGCTGCCGCCTGCTATTGGCCGGCGGAGCCTCGGTGAAACCTTACTCGGCGGGATCCCGGACCGAGCGGCGGCTGGCTCGGGCAAGGGCGGAGCGGCGCCGatccctgctcccttcctgggTCCCCCCCCCCACTGCACCGGCCGCGCCTGCGGTGCTGAGCACGGCGCGTGGAGAGGGTGCAGTCCCGCGAACCGCGCCTGCGCCGTTGATCGCGGCGCGAGACGGGGAcgcagccccgcgggcagcgccggtgCCCGCCCCCCGTCCCCCCCCGCGCTGAGTGCGCAGGCGCCCTTGACCACGGCGCACAGTGGAGCGAAAGCTCCGCCAGCCGCACCCGTCCCAGCACATTGTAATCTGCCTGCATGGGACTCGGGGGTTCTATCGGAACCTACACCTACTAAAGAGCCCTGTACCCGTGCTGCGGCGGACGCAGGCACCGCCGGGGCTGCGGAAGCGCCAGCGGGCCCGCCCCCGCAGCCTCCCACCGGCGCTGCGCCTGCGATGGGAGCAGGCGctacagtttttaatttcagcgCTGGTGGGGACGCAGCTGGGGTCCGGCCGGCCCTTCCCAGGGCCAAGAGACCCCGCGCTCTGGGATCCTCCACCTGGACACTCCCTCCTTGTAATGTCACAGTGCAGCCAAAGGACAAGCAGCGATTTTGGGGGGAAGTTAGAGTCAAGATGGAGGAAGTGACGGACTGCATGTGTACACATCGTCCTCCGGAGTCTGAAAAGATTAGCTCTATTGCTGTTGTTTCTGACGCCGCTGGACCTCCGGTGTCTGGCATTCAGCTGGCCCCCAGCCAAgtgtctgcctctgtccctgtggacCCCACAGGACGGGATGTGGCAGGTCCTGCCACCCTACCAGGAGgtctccaggctttccctgtcATAACAGGTGTTACCCATAACACCCACCAGCCTTTGCATTGGAAAGCCTTGATGGAGCTTCATGATAAGGTGGGGAAATATGGCTTGGGGTCTAGTGAAGTAATGCAGATGCTCAGGTTTTTCAACGGTCATCTTTTAACACCTTATGACATCCGGAGTCTAGCTCGCGCTCTGTTTCCACCTGTCGAATATGAAATTTTCGAATCAAAATGGAGTCAGTTAGCAAACAGCACAGTGGAGCAAAATGCCACATTAGGCCCAACTGATGTCAGGCGCACGGTTGATACCGATAAGCTGCTGGGCATTGGAAATTATGCCGATGCCAATGGACAAGTTGGGTTTGCGCCCTTGGTGCTTGAGCAGTGCCAACAGGTAGGCATGGCAGCTCTGGTTCAGACCATAGCaatggctgctccagaggaacc GAGGATCATCGACACACTTCCTGGTGATCCGTCCATCGCTCAGATGGCAGAGGCCTGTGCAAAGATAAGCACACGTAGCCGCAAGTTTGTTGCCTTGGCGGATGCTGTGCAGTCACCTGTGGCTATGGCT CGCGAAGCAGAGACGCGCTCAGACACAAGTGTCTCTGCCCCCACCCGAACCGATGGAGGTCTGCTTagcaggcttgcagccagcacccgcGGCTCAGCGGGTGTTGACGTCTGCACAGCAGAATCTGTCCTCATAAATTCGGACAAGATACACAGGGTCCCCTTGGATGCCTTTGGTCCTTTGGGTGATGGCATGAGTGCTTTCCTCATGGGGAGGTCTAGTGCCATCATTCAGGGTATCATTGTGCACACAGGACTCATCGATGCCGACTTTTCAGGGCAGATTCACGCGATGGTCTCCACACCTACCCCCCCTCTGACTATCCCAAAAGGCACACGAATTGctcaacttgttccttttaagtcttctATTTCTAGGACGGAGGACCGGTCACGAGGTGACGGCGGCTTCAGCTCTACTGGGCCACCTCAAGTGCACTGGACCGTTGCCCTGACCAAAGACCGTCCTGAGATGGTGTGTACTGTGTCCATGGCTGGTGCAACGCCGCTAGAGATTCAACTTCGCGGCCTCCTGGACCCCGGGGCCGATGTTACGATTTTCTCCCTGGCGGCTTGGCCCCCTCAGTGGCCTTTGAGCCTGGTGCAGACACCTGTGACGGGCATAGGAGGAACGAAGCAGTGCTAT ggatgtCTTGGCCACGTGGGGGGTGCGACTCAGCACGGATTTTTAATGGGGGCCACTGTGATGAAGGGCGCAGAGTGTCCCACGCCTCCTTTACGGTGGCTAGtggacaaacccatctgggagAATCAGTGGCCCCTCTCTCATGACAAGCTAGTCACCCTTCGTGAACTTGTTCAGGAGCAGTTGGACCAGGGGCATCTAGAACCAtctaccagtccctggaacactcctgtgttttgtatcaaaaagaagtctgggaaatggaggttgctACAAGACCTCCGAAAAATCAATGCCGTGATggaaggcatggggacattACAGGCGGGCATGCCATCGCCTACCATGCTTCCCGCGGACTGGCCGGTCCTCATCGtggatctgaaggattgtttttttacgatccctctgcatcccgatgacagaccaaaatttgccttcacGGTACCAACAATAAACAATGCTGAACCGGCACAGAGATATCAATGGAAATTTTTGCCTCAAGGAATGCGAAACTCCCCGGTACTATGCCAATGGTATGTGGCCCGTGCCTTATCTGGAGTCCGCAAGCAGTTTCCTGACGCTCACGTCTATCATTATATGGACgacattttggtggctgcgcccacccaggatgagctgctgaggatacagcctcagttgttgaatgctctgcattcacatggactgcaggtggctccagaaaaggtacaacagcaacctccctggaaatatttaggtgtCAAAATTCTGGAACGGACTATCCGTCATCAGGAGGTGCAATTTGTGCAACCTgtgaagacactgaatgatgCTCAGAAGCTGGTAGGTGTCATCACTTGGTTACGTCCTTACTTAGGACTAACCACCGCACAACTGTCTCCCTTGTTTGAATTATTAAAAGGGGACACTGATTTAAAGTCACCTCGTCAATTGacccctgaggcacaaaaagtgctggaggaggtgcaaCAAGCTGTTTCAGCCCGCCAGGTGTACCATATTGAACCTTCCATTGatgtcactgtgttcatcaccactcctgatctacatcctacaggtatcattggCCAATGGAACGATGATTGGACTGATCCTCTGCACGTCTTGGAATGGGTCTTCCTGCCTCATCAGCCGCACAAGACGGCAACTGCGTTGTTTGAATTGATTGCGCACTTGATAATCAAGTGTCGACAATGCTGCTTACAATTGAtgggtgcagatccctcaaAGATCATACTCCCagttcagagggaggaatttgattTGAGCTATGCGAACAACGTTTCGCTACAAAGTGCtctagagggtttttcagggcagatcacttatcatctgcccagccacaagctaTTGCAAGTGGCAAAAGATACTCGATTTTCATTACGACCCAAAAATAGCCAAGAGCCAGTGCAAGGACCCACCGTCTTCACTGACGGTtcaggcaaaacaggaaaagccattgttacctggaaggatggatctgaatggcagattttggaaggccatgaggaCGGGTCAGCCCAACTGGTTGAACTAAGGGCTGCCGTCATGGCATTCGAAAAATTCTCTCAGACACCCTTCAATCTGGTCACGGACTCAGCTTATGTTGCCGACATTGCACAGCGATTAGggtattcagttttgaaggaagtcagtaaccctgccttgtttcatctgctgaagACCTTGTGGTGTGCAATTCAGTCCAGGGTTCATCCCTATTACGTTCTGCACGTTCAAAGTCACacaaatttgccaggcttcGTAGCGGAAGGTAATGCAAGGGCTGACAAGCTGGCTAACCCAGCATGGgttgctcctcagcctgacacactcGCACAGGCCAAGGCATCGCATGGGTTCTTCCACCAAAATGCGCATACGCTGCAGAACCAGTTTCACCTGACGGCCACTGAGGCTCGTGACATTGTTGACTCTTGTGACGACTGTCATGCCCTTGGTGCGCCGTTGCCGgcaggggttaaccccaggggccttaaggccttggagctttggcagaccgatgtcacccaggtcgccgagtttggccggctcaagtatgtgcatgtcacggtggacacattctcctctgcGATGTGGGCTTCGgctcacactggagagaaagcccgcgatgtcattgcccactggaggcaggcctTTGCTGTACTAGGCATACCTTCTGTCGtgaaaactgacaatggtcctGCTTATGCCTCTCAACAGGTACGGCAGTTCCTACAGGCATGGGGTGTGACTCACAActttggcatccctcattctccaaCAGGACAAGCAATTGTAGAGCGTGCTCATGGTACTCTCAAGCATGTCCTCCAGAAGCAAAAACGGGGAATGCAGGGTGAAACACCACACAGTCGCTTGGCCAAAGCATTGTACACCATCAATTACCTTACAGTTCCGCAGAACTCAAGTAACCCTGTGATTGTAAACCACCTCCTCTCGTTGCAGGCTTCAGATGACACGCATCAGCCTCGAGCGAAGGTTCGGGTCCGGAATTTAGTTACCAAACAATGGGAAGGACCCTATGACCTGATCGTTATGGGGCGTGGGTATGCGTGCgtgtccacagatactggggcACGCTGGGTACCTTCAAAGTGTGTCCATCCTGACCTgagacagcagaggcagaatccgGCCGATAGGCGAGATGGAGGCCGTGACCAGACGGAAGGTCATCAAATGGATGAATCCTTGGGCGATGACTCGGACGCAGATGACGCGAGTGATCGCTCTGATGATTCCTCCATGGATAATCATTGA